A portion of the Hemiscyllium ocellatum isolate sHemOce1 chromosome 42, sHemOce1.pat.X.cur, whole genome shotgun sequence genome contains these proteins:
- the LOC132834864 gene encoding large ribosomal subunit protein eL42-like: MVNVPNTRRTYCKKCHRHQPHQLTQYKKGKDSLYAQGKRRYDRKQSGYGGQTKPIFRKKAKTTKKIVLRLTIRLHTFQSKRMLAIKRCKHFELGGDKKRKGQVTQF; the protein is encoded by the coding sequence ATGGTCAACGTACCAAACACCCGGAGGACGTACTGCAAGAAATGTCACAGGCACCAGCCTCATCAGCTTACCCAGTACAAGAAAGGAAAGGATTCCTTGTACGCACAGGGTAAGAGGCGTTatgacaggaagcagagtggtTATGGTGGACAGACAAAGCCCATATTTCGAAAAAAGGCTAAGACCACAAAGAAGATTGTGCTGAGATTGACAATTAGGCTCCACACATTCCAATCAAAGAGAATGCTGGCTATCAAGCGATGCAAACACTTTGAGCTGGGAGGAGACAAGAAGAGGAAGGGCCAAGTCACCCAGTTCTAA